CTGGATTAGAAATGAATACCAAGCCCATTAGCGTGCATATTTTGAGCCCATTAGGCTAGGCCCGGTCCTAATCCAGAAGCCCAATAGGCAATAGGGCAATGATTCCTGATCAGGCTAGGCCATCCGACGGTTTCTTTCTGCTATCTCGATGCCTCTTAGAGTAGTACAGACTCCGTCCactttctctctcactctctcgcTCAAGTCTCATAGACCAAAACCTGTCGTCTCTGATTGACGCTCTTCTCTGTTTGCCTCCTACGTCTCCTCTTTGCTTCCACTCATTCCTATGTAAGTGAAATTTCGTTCTTTGTTTGGTTCGATTTCACTTTCTAACAGCGATGATGGTATTGATctatatgagattttctcgttATCTGGTGACGATGGTGTTCTTATGAAGCCAATATCGCAgtaatttgttctttttcttagagtagttgtggattttttttcctgtagcAGGAGGAGGTGATCATGGCAGCagtaataaagaaatttttCGTTGCATCAATGCTTATGTGGGTTGCTCCTGTTGCAATATTATACGCTTTTAACCACGATTTGTTTCCTGGTAAGGTTATTCGGCGTTCAATTCtgttctttttcactttttttcacATCAATTCTCCTAGAAAGAGATTTTCACATAAATGTGCCCTTAGATTCTGTTTCTCTGTAGTTTTGAGCATCATTGTGTCtggcttcttttggtttcaATATTTTTCCCCCAAATTTCCTCAATAGACCTTGTAATGAATTGCATGACAGATATACCACAGTAGATCATATCACTAATAATCTAATATGTAGTTAGTGGATCCAAAAATTGAAGGGAATCTACCAACTGGTGTTAGCTAGTAGAGTTTGGTTATACGTTGGTTCATGCTTTTGGTGCTGTGAGTGATCCCAGAAAgtaagaatttttttctttcatttggaACAGGTGCAGATCAATTGTCACCATATTCTCTAACACTGTTGAGTGGATTCCTTGCTGTCATATCAGTCAACATTGTTATCGCCTTCTACATTTATATGGCAATGAAGGAACCTTCAGATAAACACGAACCTGATCCTGGGTTTCTTGCAGAGGCCAAAGCTAGTGTAAGACAGTCTACGGACAAACCTGATTCCCAAAAGAAGGAAGAGTAAGAATACACAAAACCTCTGCCTTTTTTCCTCTTCATAGAAGAAGGGCATTGAATTGAAATGCTGGGAAATGCTGGGTGGCTATAGGGAATTTGGGATCTTATGGCGCAATATTGTCATAGGTTCAGCCTGCTCTTGATGTCAATGTTTACTTTACAGCTAAGGATTTGGTTTGGAATCATACTCTTGTACCATTTTGTGTACATTATTGTTTTGGCTGTTAAATGAATTGATATTTTTATTGCATACGGTGAGTGTTGGGAAATAAGATATATGCCAGTTCTTCATTTTGAACTTTTTTACTTCAATAATATATGTCTAGTAGACTAGTACTTTTAAGAGAGGTAGTTTCTGATTGCCTCAATCAAAgagttgtttttggtttttgcaTTCTGAGTTGCTAAAACTGCTTCGGGCTTTCACTCTTTGGTTCTGGTTAGGTGATGAACCACAACCATTCGTCTTCTAGGGCTTCAAGTAGTCACTTCAACAGTATTGTCCATTGTTGCAACTGTGAGATTAGTGTGAGATTAGCGCAATGAAGAGGTCTTCGCAGTGATTTTATTCAACTATCATATAGGGGATATCATgtatatcatattttttttaacaattttgGTCATATTTTGGGGACTGAATCTATCAAGAAAATGAGTAGGACTATTTGCACCTTACGAGATAATAACTGCACCCCAAATCATCCTTCTCCTTCTTTGTTTGTCTTCTTCGTTTTGCCATGGCTGATCTTATCAAAACTCCATAACCTACTATGAACCCTGCCTTTCCCTTACCCCCGCCTCCCCTGCACCCCCAAGAACCAGCTGCCTTGAGAGAAGCCTGGACTTCTTCTGCCGATTCTCTCtgttttgtgaaaaagaagggtGAGATTAACAAATAAGGAGACAAGTCAAGGTAATGGAGGTAAGATTGACAAATAAGGACACAtaaatgtgtatgtatatacctCGTCGATCACGATGTTTTAAGAAACGATTTGATTTGCTTCGATTTGAGAAACGATTTGATGTACCGAAGACAAAGATGTTTTCGGTGCAAAAATAGATAGGGCAGAAGCCTTGTGGAGGTTGAAGAAGGCCAGAGAAGCTTAGATTGTGTTGATGGTGCCAGCCATGGAGAGTTGGAGATTTAGGGTTTGTGATTGGGGGTGCACTTTATGCTTTTACTCCAAAATATAAAAGGGGGTGATTTACTGTTGAATCTTATGTTGTTAATTTGGGTGTAATAATATTGGGGTTTAGTTAAGTTTTTTTGGGGTGTAAATAATATTAATCCAGGAAAATTTGAAGACACCTAGTCACAGGTGACCTGTTGTCTTAATCTTCCGAGTAAAACCAGCCAACGCAAGGGTTGTTTGCTTAATTTTTCATTTCCCTTTGATTATATCATCCCTGAAAATAAGTGTTTGTCGTTGGATGGGGGATGAAATGTATCAGCCAACTCAGAAATCGCTAGCAGGAGTTTTCATATTATGAATCAAAAGGTtcaacaaaatttaattttggAAATACGAGGATAAAAGTCAAAATAATAGATATGAGTAAATGGATCTTAATCATCTCACGGATTAATATGTTACTCTTTGATTTAACCACGACTCCTCCCCATTTTGGTCCAAATggttatatattaattattaaaaaagttTAATTTTCCACGTGGCATTTAGTACATTCGGCCTGATGACATGTCACCCAACTCAGCCCACCAATCACAGCAGCCACTCCTAATTTTCTGTAATAGGAAAAAAGGTAAAGTTGAATATTTATTTAGATTGAAGAGATCACTTGGGTTGCAGAGTACCAGACGGAAACCCTAGTTTAGACCCCCGCGATTTGACTATCGGGGAaaatcgaagaagaagaagaagaggtagTAGCAGAAGGGAGAAGTTAGCGTGATCTCGAAAGAAGCGAGGGACTGAAAAGatggggaaaaagaagaagagagcatCTTCGAAGATGTGGTGCTATTACTGCGATCGTGAATTCGACGACGAGAAGATCCTGGTGCAGCACCAGAAGGCGAAGCACTTCAAGTGCCATGTCTGCCACAAGAAGCTTTCTACTGCCAGTGGAATGGCTATCCACGTCCTTCAGGTTCACAAAGAGAACGTCACCAAGTAATCCCTGCTCTCCTAAAACCCTGATATTTGGTGTGCATAATTGTCTATATTTAATTCTACATCGTCTTTTGTGCTTGATTAATGCTTCGTTGGCTTATTGCTATTTGAAGTAAATTGCAAAAGGGGATTGTGTAACTTTAAATATACAAAGATGAGCTCTTTTACGTAGATTATATTGATTGGTGAGTGGTTTTATTGGGAGGTGTATCCTGCATATGTATCTAATTCATATGTGAAAACCATTGGTAAAATTGGTATACACGGGCTGTTAAATCCTATGGACGGTTCAATAGATGATCATTCCATGGGGGTAATTGCACGGTTTAATTAGGAATTTAGTTGACTCTGGAGTTGATTTTATGAAAGTTGAAGGATGAAGAAGTATGAGAATATTTGAAGccttttttttaccttttcttttactcttttttttattgtgcaCTGATGGTTATGAATGAGCAGAGTCGTAATATGTAAATTTTGTTAATGTATGGCATCAGAGATGTTGTGCTGTTTGctttcaaactaaaaaaaagacATGTACTGTTTGTGTCGGCATTATCTGCATTGAGGATCTTTTTgattgttataattttttttatcagggTTCCAAATTCAAAACCTGGCAGAGAATCAACTGATATTGAGATATATGGAATGCAAGGAATTCCTGAACATGTCTTGGCTGCTCACTATGGAGAAGAAGGTGTGTTGGAAATTTATCATGCAATCAGTTAGTTTCTATATTGTCTGTAGAGATTTTTTCAAATGAGAGTATCTAATTCACGAATGCTACAAACCAGATTTTTCGTTAccttgtaatttattttttagttcTTGTCATGACTCTGATTTTTGAATTTGTCTTGAACTTGAAACCCTTCCAAGAAGAATTGTGTTGTTTGCGATGGAATTTGGTGTACGGTTGATCTTGGGACTTGCTGCATTGGTCAAATTTAATTCATTCTTCCAAGACAAGAAGCTCTTAAAACATAGGGGACAATTTCGTGATCCTTTTCTTATATTTCTGGGATTGGTTCCTTCCTTAATTTACATGTAAAGTAGTTGGTGgacttgaatttaataatacttgtctgtgtgtttgtgtttgatCTTGCTTGGCCATTTTGTTATACCCTATCACCATTAAGGCAGTTTGCTGGAATTTTTGTCTTGTTCCAAAGATGTTGATTTCTAAAGAATATATGAATGAGCTCATATGTTGCTCAAGTTTTGTTTCAGTTTTTCCCGACTTTCCATGCCTTGCTTTTGATTTCTTATTTCGGTTCTCATACATTGCTGCTAGAGATAACCTAAACTTTGCAAATGTGGGGTTCCCTACCATCCCCATTACTTTTTGGTGTGTGTGCATGGGGTAGTGGAGGCGTGGAGCATGGTCTACTACTTCTTtttgaactattttttttaaaaaaaaaggcctTTTAGCCCTGGAATATTAATGGAAAGAACCATCACAATGTAGCTTGCTTGATATGTTCTGTGTACAAACACATTCAAGTGCTCCCCACAAAACTTCGTGTCAATGTTGGGGTGCTTTACTATCCAGTATCCATGCAATATTTGGAGTTTCAAaggttatttcattgatttattaTAATCatcctattttatttttagtacTTCTGGAAACAGTCAAGAGAAAGGTTAATGCTTCAGTGATTTTCGTTGATTTCAATTGTACCAATTGTCCTTTTACTGATTTTGAATATCTTTTGATGGTCGCAAATTATAACCCTGTATAGCAAAGGTAAATCATTTAAGTTACAGTCATTTATTTCCTTGCAATTGTTAAATTCTTGCAGAAGAAGGTCCAGCAAAAGCAGCTAAAATGGAGGTTCCAACAACTCAGCTTGTCGGGGGTGTAGTTCCTGGACAATTAGGTGTTGCATATCCCCGTGCACCAAATGTAGGGGCGATACCGCCAGCGTAAGTTTTGTGTCTTATTATGTTCTTTCTCGCACGTGCTGTGTTAGGTGTTTGGGAATAGGAACTCTACCTTGTTTCTTGCATATCCTTTTTGCTATCATGTTTACTCAATTGGACGTTTGGCCTTTACCATGCCATGATGATTGTGATATGACTTTTTTGTTGGTTTAGAAGGGCATGGATTTCACCTTGGACCTAGGGACTCCAATAACGGTCAAACATTAGTTGAAACAAGGAATATTGTTTCTGGGAGGAATTTCATAAATGTATCGACACTGTTGCACATACTTTATTGCTCTAAGGTAACAAAAGATTTATACTAAACAATTagtttaaaaaaaggaaaaaaaaacagtgaattgatttttgaaaaaaaaaagtgaattaaaGTGATTAACTTATTGCATCTTCATTGTGGACTTCAAGGGATATGCGGTTGTCTGTGTTTTGTTTCTGGCATACTGTTAATCTAATTGTCAATAATATCTTGTTATAGATTCTGTCGCATTCTTTTCTGTACAAGGGTTAACCCTTGATCTCCTTTCTTGATAACTTTTTTAA
This genomic window from Tripterygium wilfordii isolate XIE 37 chromosome 9, ASM1340144v1, whole genome shotgun sequence contains:
- the LOC120006349 gene encoding uncharacterized protein LOC120006349, which codes for MAAVIKKFFVASMLMWVAPVAILYAFNHDLFPGADQLSPYSLTLLSGFLAVISVNIVIAFYIYMAMKEPSDKHEPDPGFLAEAKASVRQSTDKPDSQKKEE